A window from Balearica regulorum gibbericeps isolate bBalReg1 chromosome 1, bBalReg1.pri, whole genome shotgun sequence encodes these proteins:
- the TCAF2 gene encoding TRPM8 channel-associated factor 2 isoform X1 — translation MLVFSPPDKSDLKMKPSATYELLVDGVGPWDFTGGFVPCELLLVGEDAYPVLVSSKKQVLIAVSQYGKGRMVVVSHEGILKDSKFSQFLRNAVEWLKPSPEALVGVHPHLDSLSQLLLRAGTKVQAGAELSPSLGVYCMDAYDSTQAKDLVGFVKGGGGLLIGGQAWHWASRHGKEKVLFEFPGNQVTSVAGVYFTGNAVEKGIFRVAKKISKIPLIVPHQANLGLDAEFLLRGVSELDLVTGGAPSCLLVHGVLSFPLCLDSSHRCLLAAARYGRGRVVVATHESQLFSPKLARFLLNAVRWLDAGRKGLVGVDASVKKLCSLLSQEEVKSQVSQLTDDISVYCCSSYSNREAERVHAFVAEGGGLLVGGQAWYWASQNRGKAAVANYPGNKILNRFGLSILGQSVQAAKYPVVRSGEHYHFRKALALFNRHVDEHEELKAPLKDWLQRLAQDCAAFLHIPAHDCPAYASLHRILTKVLQRNGIPQVSKHCPVKSNSKEAVLLCMATELSLTMTDSAALVQKSAAGICALPITVDIDGTNPGKTAWRSTGLYLPEGHTAVITFPCLVVGAGLKVQIGCHTDDLSHATELKRAPVVTRTCDIACQKQSISCLWGGLIYIVVPARSVLGKVPITVEGAVRAPFFKLGETCESQWKACIRHYPAPWAELAVENLILTVPSDSICHMENPQPLLSLWNEIMVAISKLAAIPTKFPRPERIVTDVQISCGWMHAGYPIMGHLDSVKEMLDMKHIQTTGLWGPVHELGHNQQQQAWEFPPHTTEATCNLWSVYVHENVLGIPRHQAHQALRSQCRKERIKEYLKKGAQLKHWEVWTALETYLQLQEGFGWDPFTQLFSDYQKMSTIPKDNPSKMNLWAQKFSQQVNKNLAPFFTAWGWPIKKELSVELSSLPTWEQDPMRSYRP, via the exons ATGTTGGTCTTCTCTCCACCAGATAAGAGTGACCTGAAGATGAAACCATCTGCCACCTATGAGCTGTTAGTGGATGGTGTTGGGCCATGGGACTTCACTGGCGGTTTTGTTCCTTGTGAGCTGCTACTTGTTGGAGAGGACGCCTACCCTGTGCTTGTGAGCTCTAAGAAGCAGGTTCTGATCGCTGTTTCACAGTATGGGAAGGGCCGGATGGTGGTTGTTTCCCATGAGGGAATCTTGAAAGACTCCAAGTTTTCCCAGTTCCTCAGAAATGCTGTGGAGTGGCTCAAGCCTTCCCCCGAGGCCCTGGTTGGGGTCCATCCTCATTTGGAttccctctcccagctgctgctcagggctggcaCCAAAGTacaggctggggcagagcttAGCCCCTCCCTGGGGGTGTACTGTATGGACGCTTATGACAGCACACAGGCAAAAGACTTGGTTGGCTTTGTAAAGGGGGGTGGAGGGCTGCTCATTGGTGGCCAAGCCTGGCACTGGGCTAGTCGACATGGCAAGGAGAAGGTGCTGTTTGAATTCCCTGGGAACCAGGTGACCAGCGTGGCTGGCGTGTATTTCACAGGAAACGCTGTGGAGAAAGGCATCTTCAGAGTTGCCAAGAAAATTTCCAAGATCCCCTTAATTGTCCC GCACCAGGCCAACCTCGGCCTTGATGCTGAGTTTCTCCTGCGTGGTGTGTCGGAGCTGGATTTGGTGACCGGGGGTGCACCATCCTGCTTGCTGGTGCATGGTGTACTCTCCTTCCCGCTCTGCCTGGACAGCTCTCACCGCTGCCTCTTAGCTGCTGCACGCTATGGCCGAGGACGTGTTGTGGTGGCAACCCACGAGAGCCAGCTGTTCTCCCCAAAGCTGGCCAGATTCCTGCTGAATGCTGTCCGCTGGCTGGATGCTGGGAGAAAGGGGCTGGTGGGTGTGGATGCCAGCGTGAAGAAACTGTGTAGTCTTCTCTCTCAGGAAGAGGTGAAGTCGCAGGTGTCACAGCTGACAGATGACATCAGTGTGTACTGCTGCTCTTCTTACAGCAACAGAGAGGCGGAGAGGGTGCATGCTTTCGTGGCAGAGGGAGGTGGCCTACTGGTTGGAGGCCAGGCCTGGTACTGGGCTTCCCAGAACCGTGGCAAAGCTGCTGTGGCAAACTATCCTGGCAACAAAATACTCAACCGCTTTGGGCTGAGCATCCTGGGGCAGAGCGTCCAGGCAGCTAAGTACCCGGTTGTGAGGTCTGGGGAGCACTACCACTTCCGCAAGGCACTCGCTCTTTTTAACAGGCATGTAGATGAGCATGAGGAACTCAAGGCCCCCTTGAAGGACTGGCTGCAAAGGCTAGCACAAGACTGCGCTGCCTTTCTGCACATCCCAGCCCACGACTGCCCTGCGTATGCCTCACTCCACCGCATCTTGACCAAAGTGCTTCAGAGAAATGGGATCCCACAAGTCAGCAAGCACTGTCCTGTCAAGAGCAACTCCAAAGAGGCAGTCCTTCTCTGCATGGCGACTGAGCTGTCCCTCACCATGACAGACAGTGCAGCCCTAGTGCAGAAGTCTGCTGCTGGCATCTGTGCCCTCCCTATCACTGTGGACATAGATGGCACAAACCCAG GTAAGACAGCCTGGAGGAGTACAGGACTCTACCTCCCTGAAGGGCACACAGCAGTTATAACATTCCCTTGCCTGGTGGTCGGTGCTGGTCTGAAG GTGCAGATTGGGTGCCACACAGATGACCTCTCTCATGCCACAGAGCTGAAACGAGCCCCAGTGGTAACACGCACCTGTGATATTGCCTGCCAGAAACAGTCTATTTCCTGCCTCTGGGGTGGCCTCATTTACATCGTTGTACCAGCAAGGAGCGTGCTGGGTAAAGTGCCAATCACAGTAGAAGGGGCAGTCAGAGCTCCTTTCTTCAAGCTTG GGGAGACCTGTGAAAGCCAGTGGAAGGCCTGTATCCGGCACTACCCTGCTCCCTGGGCAGAACTCGCTGTTGAGAATCTCATCCTGACAGTGCCATCTGACAGCATCTGCCACATGGAGAACCCACAGCCGCTGCTGTCCTTGTGGAATGAGATCATGGTGGCAATAAGCAAACTGGCAGCCATACCAACAAAATTCCCGAGGCCAGAGAGGATTGTAACAGATGTCCAGATCTCATGTG GCTGGATGCATGCTGGCTACCCCATCATGGGACACCTGGATTCAGTGAAGGAGATGTTAGACATGAAGCACATACAAACTACTGGTCTTTGGGGTCCTGTCCATGAGCTGGGACACAATCAACAGCAGCAAGCATGGGAGTTTCCCCCTCATACCACAGAGGCCACCTGCAACCTCTGGTCTGTCTATGTTCATGAGAATGTGCTGGGGATTCCCAGGCATCAGGCCCATCAGGCACTTAGGTCACAATGTCGGAAAGAAAGGATAAAAGAGTATCTGAAGAAAGGCGCTCAACTGAAGCACTGGGAGGTGTGGACTGCTCTGGAGACATACCTGCAG TTGCAGGAAGGGTTTGGTTGGGACCCCTTCACCCAGCTCTTCTCTGACTACCAGAAAATGTCCACCATCCCAAAAGATAATCCTTCTAAGATGAACTTGTGGGCACAGAAGTTTTCTCAGCAGGTGAATAAGAACCTGGCTCCGTTTTTTACAGCCTGGGGTTGGCCTATCAAGAAAGAGCTGTCTGTGGAACTGTCCTCTTTACCCACCTGGGAACAGGACCCAATGAGATCCTATAgaccatga
- the TCAF2 gene encoding TRPM8 channel-associated factor 2 isoform X6, which yields MRHQANLGLDAEFLLRGVSELDLVTGGAPSCLLVHGVLSFPLCLDSSHRCLLAAARYGRGRVVVATHESQLFSPKLARFLLNAVRWLDAGRKGLVGVDASVKKLCSLLSQEEVKSQVSQLTDDISVYCCSSYSNREAERVHAFVAEGGGLLVGGQAWYWASQNRGKAAVANYPGNKILNRFGLSILGQSVQAAKYPVVRSGEHYHFRKALALFNRHVDEHEELKAPLKDWLQRLAQDCAAFLHIPAHDCPAYASLHRILTKVLQRNGIPQVSKHCPVKSNSKEAVLLCMATELSLTMTDSAALVQKSAAGICALPITVDIDGTNPGKTAWRSTGLYLPEGHTAVITFPCLVVGAGLKVQIGCHTDDLSHATELKRAPVVTRTCDIACQKQSISCLWGGLIYIVVPARSVLGKVPITVEGAVRAPFFKLGETCESQWKACIRHYPAPWAELAVENLILTVPSDSICHMENPQPLLSLWNEIMVAISKLAAIPTKFPRPERIVTDVQISCGWMHAGYPIMGHLDSVKEMLDMKHIQTTGLWGPVHELGHNQQQQAWEFPPHTTEATCNLWSVYVHENVLGIPRHQAHQALRSQCRKERIKEYLKKGAQLKHWEVWTALETYLQLQEGFGWDPFTQLFSDYQKMSTIPKDNPSKMNLWAQKFSQQVNKNLAPFFTAWGWPIKKELSVELSSLPTWEQDPMRSYRP from the exons atgag GCACCAGGCCAACCTCGGCCTTGATGCTGAGTTTCTCCTGCGTGGTGTGTCGGAGCTGGATTTGGTGACCGGGGGTGCACCATCCTGCTTGCTGGTGCATGGTGTACTCTCCTTCCCGCTCTGCCTGGACAGCTCTCACCGCTGCCTCTTAGCTGCTGCACGCTATGGCCGAGGACGTGTTGTGGTGGCAACCCACGAGAGCCAGCTGTTCTCCCCAAAGCTGGCCAGATTCCTGCTGAATGCTGTCCGCTGGCTGGATGCTGGGAGAAAGGGGCTGGTGGGTGTGGATGCCAGCGTGAAGAAACTGTGTAGTCTTCTCTCTCAGGAAGAGGTGAAGTCGCAGGTGTCACAGCTGACAGATGACATCAGTGTGTACTGCTGCTCTTCTTACAGCAACAGAGAGGCGGAGAGGGTGCATGCTTTCGTGGCAGAGGGAGGTGGCCTACTGGTTGGAGGCCAGGCCTGGTACTGGGCTTCCCAGAACCGTGGCAAAGCTGCTGTGGCAAACTATCCTGGCAACAAAATACTCAACCGCTTTGGGCTGAGCATCCTGGGGCAGAGCGTCCAGGCAGCTAAGTACCCGGTTGTGAGGTCTGGGGAGCACTACCACTTCCGCAAGGCACTCGCTCTTTTTAACAGGCATGTAGATGAGCATGAGGAACTCAAGGCCCCCTTGAAGGACTGGCTGCAAAGGCTAGCACAAGACTGCGCTGCCTTTCTGCACATCCCAGCCCACGACTGCCCTGCGTATGCCTCACTCCACCGCATCTTGACCAAAGTGCTTCAGAGAAATGGGATCCCACAAGTCAGCAAGCACTGTCCTGTCAAGAGCAACTCCAAAGAGGCAGTCCTTCTCTGCATGGCGACTGAGCTGTCCCTCACCATGACAGACAGTGCAGCCCTAGTGCAGAAGTCTGCTGCTGGCATCTGTGCCCTCCCTATCACTGTGGACATAGATGGCACAAACCCAG GTAAGACAGCCTGGAGGAGTACAGGACTCTACCTCCCTGAAGGGCACACAGCAGTTATAACATTCCCTTGCCTGGTGGTCGGTGCTGGTCTGAAG GTGCAGATTGGGTGCCACACAGATGACCTCTCTCATGCCACAGAGCTGAAACGAGCCCCAGTGGTAACACGCACCTGTGATATTGCCTGCCAGAAACAGTCTATTTCCTGCCTCTGGGGTGGCCTCATTTACATCGTTGTACCAGCAAGGAGCGTGCTGGGTAAAGTGCCAATCACAGTAGAAGGGGCAGTCAGAGCTCCTTTCTTCAAGCTTG GGGAGACCTGTGAAAGCCAGTGGAAGGCCTGTATCCGGCACTACCCTGCTCCCTGGGCAGAACTCGCTGTTGAGAATCTCATCCTGACAGTGCCATCTGACAGCATCTGCCACATGGAGAACCCACAGCCGCTGCTGTCCTTGTGGAATGAGATCATGGTGGCAATAAGCAAACTGGCAGCCATACCAACAAAATTCCCGAGGCCAGAGAGGATTGTAACAGATGTCCAGATCTCATGTG GCTGGATGCATGCTGGCTACCCCATCATGGGACACCTGGATTCAGTGAAGGAGATGTTAGACATGAAGCACATACAAACTACTGGTCTTTGGGGTCCTGTCCATGAGCTGGGACACAATCAACAGCAGCAAGCATGGGAGTTTCCCCCTCATACCACAGAGGCCACCTGCAACCTCTGGTCTGTCTATGTTCATGAGAATGTGCTGGGGATTCCCAGGCATCAGGCCCATCAGGCACTTAGGTCACAATGTCGGAAAGAAAGGATAAAAGAGTATCTGAAGAAAGGCGCTCAACTGAAGCACTGGGAGGTGTGGACTGCTCTGGAGACATACCTGCAG TTGCAGGAAGGGTTTGGTTGGGACCCCTTCACCCAGCTCTTCTCTGACTACCAGAAAATGTCCACCATCCCAAAAGATAATCCTTCTAAGATGAACTTGTGGGCACAGAAGTTTTCTCAGCAGGTGAATAAGAACCTGGCTCCGTTTTTTACAGCCTGGGGTTGGCCTATCAAGAAAGAGCTGTCTGTGGAACTGTCCTCTTTACCCACCTGGGAACAGGACCCAATGAGATCCTATAgaccatga